A part of Jiangella alba genomic DNA contains:
- a CDS encoding alpha/beta fold hydrolase, whose translation MPSAIANGVDLYYEAHGQGPVILGIHGSPGSAVLWEPAAAELGTLGTCVVYDRRGYGRSGAPAPFDATDLDEQVADAAALLDRLGAESAVVIGRSTGGLIALELARTRPQRVRGLVLLEPALLTVDDDTRAWAARLRAKVLDAAGDDPAHAAEAVVRVALGDDTWERLDPGVRELLRAGGRAVLAEIRGRGLDLSAEPLALTEDDLTGIDVPALLVSASGSPAPLHRAVQWLAAGLPNAAAAIVPGGHLIDPAHSVVLEFVGRMTA comes from the coding sequence ATGCCGAGTGCGATCGCCAACGGCGTCGATCTGTACTACGAGGCACACGGGCAGGGGCCGGTCATCCTCGGCATCCACGGCAGCCCGGGTTCGGCCGTGTTGTGGGAGCCGGCCGCCGCCGAGCTCGGCACGCTCGGCACCTGCGTCGTCTACGACCGCCGGGGCTACGGCCGCAGCGGCGCACCGGCGCCGTTCGACGCCACCGACCTCGACGAACAGGTGGCCGACGCGGCCGCGCTGCTGGACCGCCTCGGCGCCGAGTCCGCCGTCGTCATCGGCCGGAGCACCGGCGGGCTGATCGCCCTGGAACTCGCCCGTACCCGCCCGCAGCGCGTCCGCGGGCTGGTGCTGCTCGAGCCGGCGCTGCTCACCGTCGACGACGACACCCGGGCGTGGGCGGCGCGGCTGCGCGCGAAGGTCCTCGACGCCGCCGGCGACGACCCGGCGCACGCCGCCGAAGCCGTCGTCCGGGTCGCACTCGGCGACGACACCTGGGAGCGGCTGGACCCCGGCGTGCGGGAGCTGCTGCGGGCCGGCGGCCGCGCCGTCCTTGCCGAGATCCGGGGCCGGGGACTCGACCTCAGCGCCGAGCCGCTCGCGCTCACCGAGGACGACCTGACCGGCATCGACGTGCCGGCGCTGCTGGTGTCGGCGTCCGGCTCGCCCGCCCCGCTGCACCGCGCGGTCCAGTGGCTCGCCGCCGGCCTGCCGAACGCCGCGGCCGCCATCGTCCCGGGCGGCCACCTCATCGATCCCGCGCACTCCGTCGTCCTCGAGTTCGTCGGCCGGATGACCGCCTAG
- a CDS encoding mismatch-specific DNA-glycosylase, which translates to MGFTRAELEAFRDHTLPDLVGPDLRLLFVGINPGLMTVAVQTHFGRPGNRFYPALRRAGITDGPDDLTGRGVGITNLVARATARADELSAAELRAGAVALADKVARLGPAVVAVLGITAYRTAFARPRAVAGRQPDGLGGAQLWVLPNPSGLNAHETPDSLAAAYREAAVAAGLGCVSQVHGLLRDVQAAPRGVLVSRHRTPL; encoded by the coding sequence ATGGGGTTCACACGGGCCGAGCTGGAGGCGTTTCGCGACCACACGCTGCCGGACCTGGTCGGGCCGGACCTGCGGCTGCTGTTCGTCGGCATCAACCCGGGCCTCATGACGGTGGCCGTGCAGACGCACTTCGGCCGGCCCGGCAACCGGTTCTACCCGGCGCTGCGGCGGGCCGGCATCACCGACGGCCCGGACGACCTGACCGGCCGCGGCGTCGGCATCACCAACCTGGTTGCCCGGGCGACGGCGCGGGCCGACGAGCTGAGCGCCGCGGAGCTGCGCGCGGGCGCCGTCGCGCTGGCGGACAAGGTGGCCCGGCTGGGGCCGGCGGTGGTGGCGGTGCTCGGCATCACCGCGTACCGGACGGCGTTCGCACGGCCGCGGGCGGTGGCCGGCCGGCAGCCCGACGGGCTCGGCGGCGCACAACTGTGGGTGCTGCCGAACCCGAGCGGCCTGAACGCGCACGAGACGCCGGACAGCCTGGCGGCGGCCTACCGCGAGGCCGCCGTCGCCGCCGGCCTAGGGTGTGTCTCCCAAGTCCATGGCCTACTGCGCGACGTCCAGGCGGCGCCTCGCGGCGTTCTCGTCAGTCGTCATAGAACCCCGCTATGA
- a CDS encoding LysE family translocator has translation MVFLGTAVVFAVTPGPAMLYVLARTLHGGRRPGLESALGNAIGTVVHVCAAAAGLAALLSASPAAYALVKYVGAGYLAVLGVQAIRQRRGAALMAGDDVYARSPLAQGVVVETLNPKTALYFMALLPHFVHPERAHPAMVLAVLGLIVVVIVLAADVTVALAAGRLHGRLARSERWQVRQRAGSGALMIGLGTFVAVS, from the coding sequence ATGGTGTTCCTGGGCACGGCGGTGGTGTTCGCCGTGACACCGGGACCGGCGATGCTCTACGTGCTGGCCCGGACGCTGCACGGCGGACGGCGGCCGGGGCTGGAGTCGGCCCTGGGCAACGCCATCGGCACCGTCGTGCACGTGTGCGCGGCGGCCGCCGGGCTGGCCGCGTTGCTGTCCGCCAGTCCCGCGGCGTACGCGCTGGTGAAGTACGTCGGCGCCGGCTACCTGGCGGTGCTCGGCGTGCAGGCGATCCGGCAGCGGCGAGGCGCCGCGCTGATGGCCGGCGACGACGTGTACGCACGGTCTCCGCTGGCGCAGGGTGTCGTCGTCGAGACGCTGAACCCGAAGACGGCGCTGTACTTCATGGCGCTGCTGCCGCACTTCGTGCATCCCGAGCGGGCGCACCCGGCGATGGTGCTGGCCGTGCTCGGGCTGATCGTGGTGGTGATCGTGCTGGCCGCCGACGTGACGGTGGCGCTCGCCGCGGGCCGGTTGCACGGCCGGCTGGCGCGCAGCGAGCGCTGGCAGGTGCGCCAGCGGGCCGGCAGCGGGGCACTGATGATCGGGCTCGGGACGTTCGTCGCGGTCAGCTGA
- a CDS encoding AfsR/SARP family transcriptional regulator → MRFEVLGPLRVRCESGPVAVSGSLRQGVLALLLAQSGRPVPADTLVDALWGDDAGDGGSKLQLHVHKLRRLLDTPDRLSHDAGAYRLRVGAGELDAESFASMVAEAETAGPDRAADLLGDALALWRGDAYQGLDLPALAAEIQRLTELRLVAQERLAAAELARGRGSAAIAQLTDLVSAHPLRERAHALLMTALWAGGRQADALAVYRDVRQALVDELGLEPGTELRDLERRILAGEDAPDAGPAPAAPIPAQLPPAAGVFVGRDAELAELSRIEGGSGGAARIAVVTGTAGVGKTALALRWAHRAAAGFPDGQLYVDLRGYGPDQPVRTDDVLARLLRGLGVDGAAIAADVAERAAQFRTLAGGRRLLVFLDNASSAEQVRPVLPGSGSCFVVVTSRDALGGLSVREDAHRIDLDRLTSTESALLMDSLLGERPGDAVTRIVERCAGLPLALRIAAERVRERHDGDIGDLADELADEQVRLDLLEVGDDPQASVRSVFSWSYQGLDAEVARAFRLSGLHPGNDFDAYAVSAVTGENDLRSTRRRLHALVRARLVDDIGGGRYRLHDLLRVYAAELTQAEDGAAAGTAAFARLAGFYVQAAARAMAAVFPGDAAAPVTPAEPVVLPDLDDYDAAMRWLDTERLVLLSVGDHAPTRGLPGHTTDLSGVLWRYLDLGGYYEEARSLHGRALDAARTAADRHGEGWALGGLGLTAMRMRAPEAGDLLRSALAVHEARGEGRGQAMVLNYLAAVDFFDGRKDAGISHLRRAIALYDELGDEALVARPLNNLGGFYRMVRRYDDAIECLERALGVAERCGDRPSVPHILLELGALSRMTGRFDAALDYAQRGLRATREHGVARLEGIALSDLGLAHGRLGDRERAFDFHRQARQVAERDRLPELWAEILIAAGRTHRLLGEDDASVGAFEEALARFDHPSAFTTGAALQELGEVYAARGDHARALDHWGRAVVVFDRMHRPEGAELRCRIAELGGIPPGDNALEEQTSR, encoded by the coding sequence GTGCGTTTCGAGGTCTTGGGTCCACTGCGGGTGCGGTGCGAGTCCGGCCCCGTCGCCGTCTCCGGTTCGCTGCGCCAGGGCGTGCTGGCCCTGCTCCTCGCCCAGTCCGGCCGCCCGGTGCCCGCCGACACGCTCGTCGACGCGCTCTGGGGTGACGACGCCGGCGACGGCGGCTCGAAGCTGCAACTGCACGTGCACAAGCTGCGCCGCCTGCTCGACACCCCGGACCGCCTCTCGCACGACGCTGGGGCGTACCGGCTGCGGGTCGGGGCGGGTGAGCTCGACGCCGAGTCGTTCGCGTCGATGGTGGCCGAGGCGGAGACCGCCGGCCCGGACCGGGCGGCGGACCTGCTCGGCGACGCGCTGGCCCTCTGGCGCGGCGACGCCTACCAGGGCCTCGACCTCCCCGCGCTGGCCGCGGAGATCCAGCGGCTGACGGAGCTGCGCCTGGTCGCGCAGGAGCGGCTGGCGGCGGCGGAACTGGCCCGCGGGCGCGGCAGCGCCGCCATCGCCCAGCTGACCGACCTCGTCAGCGCGCACCCGCTGCGCGAACGGGCGCACGCGCTGCTCATGACCGCCCTCTGGGCCGGCGGACGCCAGGCCGACGCCCTCGCCGTCTACCGCGACGTCCGCCAGGCGCTCGTCGACGAGCTGGGCCTCGAGCCCGGAACCGAGCTGCGCGACCTCGAGCGCCGCATCCTCGCCGGCGAGGACGCACCGGACGCCGGTCCGGCTCCCGCGGCGCCGATCCCGGCCCAGCTGCCGCCGGCGGCCGGCGTCTTCGTCGGCCGCGACGCCGAGCTGGCCGAGCTCTCCCGCATCGAGGGCGGGTCCGGCGGCGCGGCGCGGATCGCCGTCGTCACCGGCACGGCCGGCGTCGGCAAGACGGCGCTGGCGTTGCGCTGGGCGCATCGAGCCGCGGCCGGGTTCCCCGACGGGCAGCTCTACGTCGACCTCCGCGGCTACGGCCCGGACCAGCCGGTGCGCACCGACGACGTGCTGGCCCGGCTCCTGCGCGGGCTGGGGGTCGACGGCGCGGCCATCGCCGCCGACGTGGCGGAGCGAGCGGCGCAGTTCCGGACGCTGGCCGGCGGGCGGCGGCTGCTGGTGTTCCTGGACAACGCGTCGTCCGCCGAGCAGGTCCGCCCGGTCCTGCCCGGCTCGGGTTCCTGCTTCGTGGTCGTGACCAGCCGCGACGCGCTGGGGGGACTGTCGGTCCGCGAGGACGCCCACCGCATCGACCTCGACCGGCTGACGAGCACCGAGTCGGCCCTGCTGATGGACTCGCTACTGGGCGAGCGGCCCGGCGACGCCGTCACGCGCATCGTCGAACGCTGTGCGGGGCTGCCGCTGGCCCTGCGCATCGCGGCGGAGCGGGTCCGTGAGCGCCACGACGGCGACATCGGCGACCTCGCCGACGAGCTCGCCGACGAGCAGGTCCGGCTGGACCTGCTGGAGGTCGGTGACGACCCGCAGGCCTCGGTGCGGTCGGTGTTCTCGTGGTCCTACCAGGGCCTGGACGCCGAGGTCGCCCGGGCCTTCCGGTTGAGCGGCCTGCACCCCGGCAACGACTTCGACGCGTACGCGGTCAGCGCCGTGACCGGCGAGAACGACCTGCGCTCCACCCGGCGCCGGCTCCACGCCCTGGTGCGGGCCCGGCTCGTCGACGACATCGGCGGCGGGCGGTACCGGCTGCACGACCTCCTGCGCGTCTACGCCGCCGAGCTGACCCAGGCCGAGGACGGCGCGGCCGCCGGCACCGCGGCGTTCGCCCGGCTGGCCGGCTTCTACGTGCAGGCGGCGGCTCGGGCGATGGCTGCGGTCTTCCCGGGCGACGCCGCGGCCCCGGTGACGCCGGCCGAGCCCGTCGTCCTCCCGGACCTCGACGACTACGACGCCGCGATGCGGTGGCTCGACACCGAGCGGCTCGTGCTGCTGTCGGTCGGCGACCACGCGCCCACGCGCGGCCTGCCGGGGCACACCACCGACCTGTCGGGGGTGTTGTGGCGCTATCTCGACCTCGGCGGGTACTACGAGGAGGCGCGGTCGCTGCACGGCCGTGCCCTGGACGCGGCCCGAACCGCGGCCGACCGCCACGGCGAGGGCTGGGCGCTCGGCGGCCTGGGCCTGACCGCCATGCGGATGCGCGCGCCCGAGGCCGGCGACCTGCTCAGGTCGGCGCTCGCCGTCCACGAGGCGCGGGGTGAGGGCCGGGGACAGGCCATGGTGCTGAACTACCTGGCCGCCGTCGACTTCTTCGACGGCCGGAAGGACGCCGGGATCTCGCACCTGCGGCGGGCCATCGCGCTGTACGACGAGCTGGGCGACGAAGCGCTCGTCGCCCGGCCGCTGAACAACCTCGGCGGCTTCTACCGCATGGTGCGCCGGTACGACGACGCCATCGAGTGTCTCGAGCGAGCCCTCGGCGTCGCGGAGCGGTGCGGCGACCGTCCGTCCGTCCCGCACATCCTGCTGGAACTGGGCGCGCTGTCGCGCATGACCGGACGCTTCGACGCGGCCCTCGACTACGCGCAGCGGGGTCTGCGCGCGACTCGCGAGCACGGTGTCGCCCGGCTGGAGGGCATCGCGCTCTCGGACCTGGGCCTGGCCCACGGCCGGCTCGGCGACCGCGAGCGCGCGTTCGACTTCCACCGTCAGGCGCGGCAGGTCGCCGAGCGGGACCGGCTGCCCGAGCTCTGGGCGGAGATCCTGATCGCGGCCGGCCGGACGCACCGGCTGTTGGGGGAGGACGACGCCTCGGTCGGCGCCTTCGAAGAGGCTCTCGCGCGCTTCGACCACCCCTCGGCGTTCACCACCGGTGCGGCGTTGCAGGAGCTCGGTGAGGTGTACGCGGCCCGCGGCGACCACGCCCGGGCGCTGGACCACTGGGGCCGCGCCGTCGTGGTCTTCGACCGGATGCACCGGCCGGAGGGCGCAGAACTGCGCTGCCGCATCGCCGAACTGGGCGGCATCCCACCTGGTGACAATGCTCTTGAGGAGCAAACCAGTCGTTGA
- a CDS encoding EamA family transporter has protein sequence MSRQNPARGVAYVVLAAVFFSVNASMSKVALEAGLDPSVLAALRSTGAALILLVAVAVIAPGRLRIGLRELPFLLVLGVAGGALVQWLYFTAIDRLPVGIALLLEFTAPAMVALFSWAVLRQRIRRQTWLGIGVALIGLALVAQVWTDIGLDTVGVLAGFGAAACLASYYLVGSRMSGHRDSLSLTFWMFAFAALFWAVAQPWWTVDLAPLGRETSLLGAFDAVSVPAWSTVLWIVVFGTIVAYGLNLAALRHISPTACGVIGMSEPVGSAVVAWVWLGQSLSAAQVVGGLVVLAGIALAELGGTGTPPEAEPDQAAAGLAPLSPEAAAAPH, from the coding sequence ATGAGTCGTCAGAACCCGGCCCGCGGCGTCGCCTACGTCGTCCTCGCCGCGGTGTTCTTCTCCGTCAACGCGTCCATGTCGAAGGTCGCGCTGGAGGCGGGGCTGGACCCGTCGGTGCTGGCGGCGCTGCGCTCGACCGGCGCCGCGCTGATCCTGCTGGTGGCGGTGGCCGTCATCGCGCCCGGGCGGCTGCGCATCGGGCTGCGCGAGCTGCCGTTCCTGCTCGTGCTCGGCGTGGCCGGCGGTGCGCTGGTGCAGTGGCTGTACTTCACGGCGATCGACCGGCTGCCGGTGGGCATCGCGCTGCTGCTGGAGTTCACCGCACCGGCGATGGTCGCGCTGTTCAGCTGGGCGGTGCTGCGGCAGCGGATCCGCCGGCAGACCTGGCTGGGCATCGGCGTCGCGCTGATCGGCCTGGCGCTGGTGGCGCAGGTGTGGACCGACATCGGGCTGGACACCGTCGGCGTGCTGGCCGGGTTCGGCGCGGCGGCCTGCCTGGCCAGCTACTACCTGGTCGGCTCGCGGATGTCCGGTCACCGCGATTCGCTCTCGCTGACGTTCTGGATGTTCGCGTTCGCGGCGCTGTTCTGGGCGGTCGCGCAGCCGTGGTGGACGGTCGACCTCGCGCCGCTGGGCCGCGAGACGTCGCTGCTGGGCGCGTTCGACGCGGTGTCGGTGCCGGCGTGGTCGACGGTGCTGTGGATCGTGGTGTTCGGGACGATCGTCGCGTACGGGCTGAACCTCGCGGCGCTGCGGCACATCTCGCCGACCGCGTGCGGCGTCATCGGCATGTCCGAGCCGGTCGGGTCCGCCGTCGTGGCGTGGGTGTGGCTCGGGCAGAGCCTGTCCGCCGCCCAGGTCGTCGGCGGGCTGGTGGTGCTGGCCGGCATCGCCCTGGCGGAGCTCGGCGGCACGGGCACGCCGCCGGAGGCGGAGCCGGACCAGGCGGCGGCCGGCCTCGCGCCGTTGTCGCCCGAGGCCGCGGCGGCGCCGCACTGA
- a CDS encoding NUDIX hydrolase: MLSPHFVVAAVCFLDAESRVLTVRKRDTHAFMLPGGKLEPGENPAAAALREVDEEIGVALRPADLTSLGVWTAPAANEPGASVTATVYTATLPAPPVAAREIAELRWLHPAGAAAVAPLLRDHVFPALLSA, translated from the coding sequence GTGCTCTCGCCCCACTTCGTCGTCGCGGCGGTGTGCTTCCTCGACGCGGAGTCGCGGGTGCTGACCGTCCGCAAGCGCGACACCCACGCGTTCATGCTGCCCGGTGGCAAGCTCGAGCCCGGCGAGAACCCCGCGGCGGCCGCCCTGCGCGAGGTCGACGAGGAGATCGGCGTCGCGCTGCGCCCGGCCGACCTCACCTCGCTGGGCGTCTGGACCGCACCCGCCGCCAACGAGCCCGGCGCCTCGGTCACCGCCACGGTGTACACCGCCACCCTGCCGGCCCCGCCCGTCGCCGCCCGCGAGATCGCCGAGCTGCGCTGGCTGCACCCGGCCGGCGCCGCCGCGGTGGCACCCCTCCTCCGCGACCACGTCTTCCCGGCGCTGCTCAGCGCGTAG
- a CDS encoding type II toxin-antitoxin system VapC family toxin, translating to MHVYVDTSALLKRALQEDESDALEQALEQHVDDGDAIVTSSLAGLEVGRALLRVTEGLVVQDGVDDALAGVAERHVTEDIVGLARRIRPSVLRSLDAIHLATAFVLDVELMITYDHRLADACRYNALRVAAPGRPTR from the coding sequence GTGCACGTCTACGTCGACACCAGCGCACTGCTCAAACGGGCGCTCCAGGAGGACGAGTCCGACGCGCTCGAGCAGGCGCTGGAGCAACACGTCGACGACGGCGACGCCATCGTCACGTCGTCGCTGGCCGGGCTCGAGGTCGGCCGCGCCCTGCTGCGCGTCACCGAGGGCCTGGTCGTCCAGGACGGCGTCGACGACGCTCTGGCCGGCGTGGCCGAGCGGCACGTCACCGAGGACATCGTCGGCCTGGCCCGGCGCATCCGGCCATCGGTGCTGCGCTCGCTCGACGCGATCCACCTGGCCACGGCATTCGTGCTCGACGTCGAGCTGATGATCACCTACGACCACCGGCTGGCCGACGCCTGCCGGTACAACGCCCTCCGGGTCGCCGCGCCGGGCCGTCCTACGCGCTGA
- a CDS encoding alanine racemase: MTPSIIGRSVHELPTPLAVLDDAALEHNLATMATWCREHDVELQPHGKTTMAPALFGRQLAAGATGITAATPAQVRVMRAHGVPAVQLANELVQPGEAAWVAREVAGGFGFRCWVDSVDGVSILQDAFASAGAVADVLLEVGKAGGRTGTRDAAGRDAVRAAIGRSPNVRLTGVAGYEGSVAGDRTPPSMAAVREYLETLRAAGASVASDVDGEVVLSAGGSMFYDVVADVLGGGGRVILRSGCYVTHDSGMFRRNSPLDGPDAPARLRAALTVWGTVVSAPEPGRAFLDVGRRDASFDQGLPIPLAVLPRGTADVRPLDGAEVTALNDQHAFVAVPPGTILTVGDRVQLGISHPCTTFDKWRHIALASPDAIVTDVVETWF, translated from the coding sequence GTGACGCCTTCGATCATCGGCCGGTCCGTCCACGAACTGCCCACCCCGCTCGCCGTCCTCGACGACGCCGCGCTGGAGCACAACCTCGCCACCATGGCGACGTGGTGCCGCGAGCACGACGTCGAGCTGCAGCCGCACGGCAAGACGACGATGGCGCCGGCGCTGTTCGGCCGCCAGCTGGCGGCCGGCGCCACCGGCATCACCGCGGCGACGCCGGCCCAGGTGCGGGTCATGCGGGCGCACGGCGTGCCCGCGGTGCAGCTGGCCAACGAGCTGGTGCAGCCCGGCGAGGCGGCCTGGGTGGCGCGCGAGGTGGCGGGTGGGTTCGGGTTCCGCTGCTGGGTCGACTCGGTGGACGGGGTGTCGATCCTGCAGGACGCCTTCGCCTCGGCGGGGGCCGTCGCCGACGTGCTGCTGGAGGTCGGGAAGGCCGGCGGGCGCACCGGCACCCGCGACGCCGCCGGCCGCGACGCCGTCCGGGCCGCGATCGGGCGCTCGCCGAACGTCCGGCTCACCGGCGTCGCCGGGTACGAGGGCTCGGTGGCGGGCGACCGCACGCCGCCGTCGATGGCCGCCGTCCGCGAGTACCTCGAGACCCTGCGGGCCGCCGGCGCCTCGGTCGCCTCCGACGTCGACGGCGAGGTGGTGCTGTCGGCCGGCGGCAGCATGTTCTACGACGTCGTGGCGGACGTGCTGGGCGGCGGCGGGCGGGTGATCCTGCGCAGCGGCTGCTACGTCACGCACGACTCCGGCATGTTCCGCCGCAACTCGCCGCTGGACGGCCCGGACGCGCCGGCCCGGCTGCGGGCCGCGCTCACCGTCTGGGGCACGGTCGTGTCGGCGCCCGAGCCCGGCCGCGCCTTCCTCGACGTCGGCCGCCGCGACGCCTCCTTCGACCAGGGCCTGCCGATCCCGCTGGCCGTGCTCCCCCGCGGCACCGCCGACGTACGCCCGCTGGACGGCGCCGAGGTCACCGCGCTCAACGACCAGCACGCGTTCGTGGCGGTACCACCAGGTACCATCCTCACCGTCGGCGACCGCGTCCAGCTGGGCATCTCGCACCCCTGCACGACCTTCGACAAGTGGCGCCATATCGCTCTGGCCAGCCCCGACGCCATCGTCACCGACGTCGTCGAGACCTGGTTCTGA
- a CDS encoding PIG-L deacetylase family protein produces MKIMTIYAHPADTITNCGGTLAQHAQRGDEVVALILSHGGRIHANKYAEEWRKDAPDDAVAAAGLDAIVANKKDELDRAAKIIGIDRIITLDHEDTYATVHEDVVEEIAEHLAAEQPEIVIADHPRSPAYFDAHSVATGMALAALARAGTYLRNLDGRDEVPVRQVFLTGLPVYNLDALSLNGVRNDCYVDITGVVGTKLAAMDQFVSQGYHGVFARKLVESYNGEAGRAAGVNFAEAFVRLYNETHQHLPVTEAALATDPLTRHIAYSSVNLRGTYPVR; encoded by the coding sequence ATGAAGATCATGACGATCTACGCCCACCCCGCCGACACCATCACCAACTGCGGCGGCACGCTGGCCCAGCACGCGCAGCGCGGCGACGAGGTGGTCGCGCTGATCCTCAGCCACGGCGGGCGCATCCACGCGAACAAGTACGCCGAGGAGTGGCGCAAGGACGCGCCCGACGACGCCGTCGCGGCAGCCGGCCTGGACGCCATCGTCGCGAACAAGAAGGACGAGCTGGACCGCGCGGCCAAGATCATCGGCATCGACCGGATCATCACGCTGGACCACGAGGACACCTACGCGACCGTCCACGAGGACGTCGTCGAGGAGATCGCCGAGCACCTCGCCGCCGAGCAGCCCGAGATCGTCATCGCCGACCACCCGCGCAGCCCCGCCTACTTCGACGCGCACTCCGTCGCGACCGGCATGGCGCTGGCCGCGCTCGCCCGCGCCGGGACCTACCTGCGCAACCTCGACGGCCGCGACGAGGTGCCGGTGCGGCAGGTGTTCCTCACCGGCCTGCCGGTGTACAACCTGGACGCGCTCAGCCTCAACGGGGTGCGCAACGACTGCTACGTCGACATCACCGGCGTAGTCGGCACCAAGCTGGCGGCGATGGACCAGTTCGTCAGCCAGGGCTACCACGGCGTGTTCGCCCGCAAGCTGGTGGAGTCGTACAACGGCGAGGCCGGCCGGGCCGCCGGGGTCAACTTCGCCGAGGCGTTCGTCCGCCTCTACAACGAGACCCACCAGCACCTGCCGGTCACCGAGGCGGCCCTGGCGACCGATCCGCTGACCAGGCACATCGCCTACTCCTCGGTGAACCTGCGGGGCACCTACCCGGTACGGTGA